A genomic region of Notamacropus eugenii isolate mMacEug1 chromosome 3, mMacEug1.pri_v2, whole genome shotgun sequence contains the following coding sequences:
- the LOC140532112 gene encoding uncharacterized protein, with translation MSKDTFRLLVDSKGLLTSRLDYCSRLGGPSCFKALPSRQSDLPKRLPSRASYDLPPIQAARISGSWCLNVVSSVPTQCLRRGCRPAEGLQIARGSSKEEVRARHSGAKAPHERQPRKKGGCHFAVRGVGRRGAEGEGRALPWLRRRRAGGGSGGHSDGGGTGAAPPEADSSSPLRADPRPPPRARRRCLRPWDAPAPAGTGTLGRRREGELGPGPSGDSRERQLVRAQSRELASGHPEFEACPPRSPGGAISLPQQQHLPPRLLGGSSERIHINKASLKTLVVASIRTHRAGPLLSALWLLV, from the exons ATGTCCAAAGACACCTTCCGCCTCTTGGTAGACAG CAAAGGCCTCCTCACCTCccgcctggactattgcagtcgCCTCGGGGGTCCTTCCTGCTTCAAGGCTCTCCCCAGCCGTCAAAGCGATCTTCCTAAAA GGCTTCCTTCCAGAGCCAGCTACGATCTCCCCCCAATACAGGCAGCCCGGATCTCGGGCTCCTGGTGCTTGAACGTGGTGTCCTCC gtgcctactCAGTGCTTACGGAGGGGCTGCCGCCCCGCGGAAGGGCTCCAGATTGCAAGGGGCAGCAGTAAAGAGGAGGTGCGTGCCAGGCACTCGGGAGCAAAGGCCCCGCATGAGCGGCAGCCCAGGAAGAAG GGTGGCTGTCACTTCGCCGTGCGCGGCGTGGGGAGGCGGGGCGCGGAGGGGGAGGGCCGGGCGCTTCCGTGGCTGAGGAGGAGAAGAgccggcggcggcagcggcggccacAGCGACGGCGGAGGGACCGGGGCCGCGCCACCCGAGGCCGATTCGTCCTCCCCTCTCCGAGCCGACCCTCGCCCCCCGCCCCGCGCCCGCCGCCGCTGCCTCCGTCCCTGGGACGCCCCCGCACCGGCCGGGACCGGGACTCTCGGGAGGCGGCGAGAGGGAGAGCTGGGGCCGGGGCCCAGCGGCGACTCCAGGGAG AGGCAGCTGGTGCGAGCGCAGAGCAGGGAGTTGGCGTCGGGACACCCCGAGTTCGAAGCCTGCCCCCCACGCTCACCGGGGGGGGCCATTTCACTGCCTCAGCagcagcacctccctcccaggttgttgggaggatcgaGCGAGAGGATACACATAAATAAAGCAAGCCTTAAAACGCTGGTTGTTGCTTCGATCCGCACTCACCGAGCCGGGCCTTTGCTGTCCGCCTTGTGGCTTTTAGTGTAG
- the MCHR1 gene encoding melanin-concentrating hormone receptor 1, with the protein MDLSTAWLPLTANDTNVSEPGAGNLTSGVSPPRLWRVSYVNIIMPSVFGIICLLGIVGNSMVIFTVVKKSKFHGCNNVPDIFIINLSVVDLLFLLGMPFMIHQLMGNGVWHFGETMCTLITAMDANSQFTSTYILTAMAIDRYLATVHPISSTKFRKPSVATLVIGLLWALSFVSITPVWLYARLIPFPGDTVGCGIRLPNPETDLYWFTLYQFFLAFAVPFVVITVAYARILQRMTSSVAPASQRSIRLRTKRVTRTAIAICLVFFVCWAPYYVLQLTQLSISRPTLAFIYLYNAAISLGYANSCLNPFVYIVLCETFRKRLVLSVKPAAMGQLRTVSTAPTVEEMTETKSA; encoded by the exons aTGGACCTGTCCACGGCTTGGCTGCCCCTCACCGCCAATGACACCAATGTCTCAGAGCCCGGAGCAGGCAACCTCACCTCTGGTG TTTCACCACCACGCCTGTGGCGAGTATCCTATGTCAATATCATCATGCCTTCTGTGTTTGGCATCATCTGCTTGCTGGGGATTGTGGGAAACTCAATGGTTATCTTCACCGTGGTGAAGAAGTCCAAGTTCCACGGGTGCAACAATGTGCCTGACATCTTCATCATCAACCTCTCTGTGGTAGACCTGCTCTTTCTCCTGGGCATGCCCTTCATGATCCATCAGCTTATGGGCAATGGGGTCTGGCATTTTGGGGAAACCATGTGCACCCTCATCACTGCTATGGATGCCAACAGCCAGTTCACCAGCACTTACATCCTTACGGCGATGGCCATCGATCGCTACCTGGCCACCGTCCACCCCATCTCCTCCACCAAGTTCAGGAAGCCTTCTGTGGCCACCCTGGTGATTGGCCTCCTCTGGGCACTCTCCTTCGTCAGCATCACCCCAGTTTGGCTCTATGCCAGACTGATCCCCTTCCCTGGAGACACTGTTGGCTGTGGCATTCGTCTGCCCAACCCAGAGACTGATCTGTACTGGTTCACGCTATACCAGTTCTTTTTGGCCTTTGCTGTGCCCTTTGTGGTCATCACAGTGGCCTACGCACGGATTCTCCAGCGAATGACATCTTCAGTGGCCCCAGCTTCTCAGCGCAGCATCCGGCTGCGGACAAAGAGGGTGACACGCACAGCCATAGCCATCTGTCTGGTCTTCTTTGTCTGCTGGGCACCCTACTATGTGCTGCAGTTGACCCAGCTCTCCATCAGTCGCCCCACCCTGGCCTTCATTTACCTCTACAATGCAGCCATAAGCCTGGGCTATGCCAACAGTTGCCTCAACCCCTTTGTGTACATTGTGCTCTGTGAGACCTTCCGCAAACGCCTGGTGCTCTCGGTCAAACCAGCTGCCATGGGGCAGCTCCGGACAGTCAGCACTGCCCCCACTGTGGAGGAGATGACCGAAACCAAAAGCGCCTGA